A stretch of the Ptiloglossa arizonensis isolate GNS036 chromosome 1, iyPtiAriz1_principal, whole genome shotgun sequence genome encodes the following:
- the LOC143148448 gene encoding protein Wnt-5b, producing MTSDTPGSIKMAICSTLLIALQLLLIDAASMVPGTWINVGLQHFPQLETTQMIETYDVAAASICHGLKGLSQGQGKLCQLSVDHMPIVARGAKFGILECQHQFRDRRWNCSTVHDESVFGPMLRLASRETAFVHAITAAGVVYSISRSCRDGQLSSCGCSRSSRPRDLDRHWIWGGCGDNLEYGYKFTQAFVDVRERERSFKRGSREQGRSLMNLHNNEAGRRAIIKRSKVTCKCHGVSGSCSLITCWQQLASFREIGDFLLDKYDGATEVRVNRRGRLSMRDPRFSLPTANDLVYLDDSPNYCLPNETFGSLGTHGRICNRTSSGMDGCNLLCCGRGYNTQKSTIRERCECKFHWCCFVECKTCVKSIDIHTCK from the exons ATAAAAATGGCGATTTGCAGCACCTTGCTCATCGCTTTACAATTGTTACTCATCGACGCAGCATCGATGGTACCAGGAACATGGAT AAACGTCGGTTTGCAACATTTTCCGCAACTTGAGACCACTCAAATGATAGAAACCTACGACGTAGCAGCGGCTAGTATCTGCCACGGGCTAAAAGGTCTCTCTCAGGGCCAGGGAAAACTATGTCAGCTTTCCGTGGATCACATGCCGATCGTAGCAAGAGGCGCCAAGTTTGGGATCCTCGAGTGCCAGCATCAATTCCGCGATCGAAGGTGGAATTGTTCCACTGTTCATGACGAGTCCGTGTTTGGACCCATGCTCAGATTAG CTAGCAGGGAAACTGCGTTCGTTCATGCAATCACAGCTGCAGGAGTAGTCTATTCGATCAGTCGATCCTGCAGAGACGGACAGTTATCCTCGTGTGGCTGTTCCAGAAGCAGCAGACCTCGAGATTTGGATCGACATTGGATTTGGGGAGGTTGTGGAGACAACCTCGAGTACGGTTACAA ATTTACGCAGGCGTTCGTCGATGTAAGGGAACGCGAACGCAGCTTTAAAAGGGGAAGTCGAGAACAAGGCAGGAGCCTGATGAATCTTCATAATAACGAAGCTGGTCGCAGG GCTATTATCAAAAGGTCCAAGGTGACATGCAAGTGCCACGGGGTTTCTGGAAGTTGTAGTTTGATTACTTGTTGGCAACAATTGGCATCATTTCGAGAAATCG GTGATTTTCTCTTAGATAAATATGATGGGGCAACAGAGGTCAGAGTAAATAGACGTGGTCGTCTGTCCATGCGCGATCCAAGATTTTCATTACCCACTGCAAATGATCTGGTTTATTTAGATGATTCTCCAAACTATTGTCTTCCTAATGAGACATTTGGATCACTAG gtACACATGGCAGAATTTGCAACAGAACATCATCCGGCATGGACGGATGTAATCTCCTTTGTTGTGGTAGAGGCTACAACACACAGAAGTCAACTATCAGGGAAAGATGCGAATGCAAATTTCATTGGTGTTGTTTCGTAGAATGTAAAACTTGTGTTAAGAGTATCGACATTCACACTTGCAAATAA
- the Mrpl18 gene encoding mitochondrial ribosomal protein L18: protein MFLRTRVGNLFIKRQLHGNNAIVDNCKEIRNRNPRNLERLRIARKPTGYAVEKPGFSYWHKLNVKSSQRYVRAEIIHFENGPIITVSSQEWGLKKQLFSTNDESAFVNIGRVLGQRCLECGIIEIYVDEELISGNKMKRLLEEVEKSGICIQEPARYKHYRPSDWMRHEKTWETFE from the exons atgtttCTACGAACACGTGttggtaatttatttattaaaaggcAACTGCATGGAAATAATGCGATAGTAGATAATTGCAAGGAAATTAGGAATCGTAATCCAAGAAATTTAGAACGCCTAAGGATTGCAAGGAAACCTACTGGTTATGCAGTGGAGAAACCTGGATTTTCGTATTGGCATAA ATTAAACGTAAAGTCATCTCAGCGGTATGTTAGAGCAGAAATCATTCATTTTGAGAATGGCCCAATTATTACAGTATCAAGCCAAGAATGGGgtttaaaaaaacaattattcag caCAAATGATGAGTCAGCATTTGTAAATATAGGACGTGTACTTGGGCAACGTTGCTTGGAATGTGGAATAATTGAGATTTATGTTGATGAAGAACTTATATCTGGAAATAAGATGAAACGTTTGCTCGAGGAAGTAGAAAAAAGTGGAATTTGTATACAAGAACCAGCAAGATATAAACATTATAGACCATCAGATTGGATGCGTCATGAGAAAACATGGGAAACATTTGAGTAG
- the LOC143149087 gene encoding uncharacterized protein LOC143149087, with protein sequence MQKIGRKKVNEAIELLQLNRKSEDERKTEIEDSKLRQISEQCQIVHHYKRSRRHHSTSFSKQTILSEMKSHIIHRDWDKVRNLLLLLLHSSTDIEPLIWRYCFILTLYSNVDNLYNITHLFRLCIGNLDSNRDMVLKNMLLLSHHK encoded by the exons atgcagaaaattggaagaaagaaaGTG aaCGAAGCTATTGAATTGCTTCAATTAAACAGAAAAAGTGAAgacgaaagaaaaacagaaatagAAGATTCAAAATTGAGACAAATTTCTGAACAATGTCAAATTGTACATCATTATAAACGAAGTAGAAGGCATCATTCTACAAGTTTCTCAAAGCAGACAATTCTTTCTGAAATGAAATCACACATCATTCATAGAGATTGGGACAAAGTTagaaatttacttttattattacttCATTCATCTACTGATATAGAACCTTTAATATGGCGTTATTGTTTCATTCTTACACTATACAGTAATGttgataatttatataatattactcATTTGTTTAGATTGTGTATTGGTAACTTAGATTCAAATAGAGATATGGtattgaaaaatatgttgctTTTGTCACATCATAAATAG